A genomic window from Ignavibacteria bacterium includes:
- a CDS encoding efflux RND transporter permease subunit gives MKFFKLFVDNKVVVYIFSFLIILAGISAYVSLPREASPSIQIPYVFISTLYIGVSPEEMEKLVTMEIEKQVKGISDIKQITSVSRESFSSITVEFNPDVKIDDALQKVRDKVSVAKSNMPKDIEEPVIAEVNLSEQPILYINIAGNYGLAKLKETADKLSDRIEGVQGVLSAEVVGGLEREVKINVNADRLKYYSLGLNDITNTISAENLNIPGGSVDIGDLNYLIRVPGEVEDPRVFGELIVKSDMNGNPIYIRDVAQVIYGYKERTSYSRENGVDAVTIIIKKQSGENLVRIADEIKDIVKEEEKTVPAGMTISLTGDQSKSIKNTVHELENGVITGVVLVVIVLFLFLGLRIATLTATSIPLSFLISFIVLNAMGVTLNIVVLFTLILVLGIIVDDAIVVMENIFRLQEKEGYSPYDAALEGPREVAFPVTIATLTIIASFFPLLFFPGIVGEFMRYLPITLIVCLFSSLFVAMVISPVQAAVFIHVKKQKEKDAKKKFRPISRFIEHFDEKFFSIVLDWYEKTLRYALRHRVLTIGGTVGLLIVSFIVYGMFNNGVEFFPNVEPRQANINIVMPSGTNIEKTNEFTKVIEDRLKPFDDIEYYVSNVGSSSNPMDFGGSVSNKSTITINFYEKLNRKRSSFESMEDIRNAVSGIAGGDVNIDKQAEGPPTGPPVNIEISGDDFVKLGAIAEDIKSKIKDIPGLTDLKDDYIESRPEIKITIDREKAALYKLNTASIASTIRTAINGTEASKFRVGEDEYDITVRLDKTQRDNVSSIQNLYITNRDGANIPLSSVSKIEFSGGLEKINRKDQKRVVTVSANAEGRLGNDVLKDVQERLKDYKMPDEYMMTYTGENEDQQEASSFLGKAFLTSLLLIFLFMVMEFNSLRTPLIIMFSVLLSLIGVFFGLLVTQTPFGIMMTGIGVISLGGIVVRNAIVLLDFQKELVKRGLSRDEALVQSGVIRLRPVFLTAACTILGLVPLTTGVDFDWRTLSWVIGGENTAFWRPMGVAIIFGLSVATFLTLVVIPAIFSWVDDVMLKITGKKKKDEPKPIAGEQAPAKA, from the coding sequence ATGAAATTTTTCAAATTATTTGTAGATAATAAAGTAGTAGTATATATATTCAGCTTTCTTATTATTCTGGCTGGTATATCTGCTTATGTCTCTTTGCCCCGTGAAGCTTCGCCTTCTATACAGATTCCATATGTCTTTATTTCAACACTGTATATAGGAGTTTCACCTGAAGAAATGGAAAAGCTTGTTACCATGGAAATTGAAAAACAGGTAAAAGGTATTTCCGATATCAAGCAGATAACTTCAGTTTCCAGGGAAAGCTTTTCATCAATTACCGTGGAATTCAATCCCGATGTTAAAATTGATGATGCGCTGCAAAAAGTGCGTGATAAAGTATCTGTGGCAAAATCAAACATGCCTAAAGATATTGAAGAGCCGGTCATAGCCGAAGTAAATCTTTCTGAGCAGCCCATACTGTATATTAATATTGCCGGTAATTACGGCCTGGCTAAGCTGAAAGAAACTGCAGATAAGCTGAGTGACCGTATTGAAGGTGTACAGGGAGTTTTAAGTGCAGAAGTTGTAGGCGGCCTTGAACGTGAAGTTAAAATTAATGTCAATGCCGACAGGCTGAAATATTACAGCTTAGGCCTGAATGATATAACAAATACAATTTCAGCCGAAAACCTGAACATACCAGGCGGAAGCGTTGATATTGGCGACCTGAATTATCTTATCAGGGTTCCGGGTGAAGTTGAAGACCCCAGGGTATTTGGTGAGCTGATCGTAAAATCTGATATGAACGGAAATCCGATTTATATCAGAGATGTTGCGCAGGTAATTTACGGTTACAAAGAAAGAACAAGCTATTCCAGGGAAAATGGAGTTGACGCTGTAACTATAATTATCAAAAAGCAAAGCGGTGAAAATCTTGTCAGAATAGCTGATGAGATAAAAGATATTGTAAAAGAAGAAGAAAAGACAGTTCCTGCCGGAATGACGATCAGCTTAACTGGTGACCAGTCAAAATCTATAAAAAATACTGTTCACGAGCTTGAAAACGGTGTTATCACCGGTGTGGTGCTTGTTGTAATTGTTCTGTTCCTTTTCCTCGGATTAAGGATCGCAACTCTAACAGCTACATCTATTCCGCTTTCATTCCTCATTTCATTCATAGTGCTAAATGCAATGGGTGTTACGCTGAATATCGTTGTGCTGTTTACACTTATTCTCGTATTGGGTATAATTGTAGATGATGCTATTGTAGTGATGGAAAATATTTTCCGATTGCAGGAAAAAGAAGGATACAGCCCTTATGATGCGGCGCTTGAAGGTCCGCGTGAAGTTGCCTTCCCGGTTACGATTGCAACGCTGACAATTATTGCATCATTTTTCCCGCTGTTGTTCTTCCCGGGAATTGTAGGTGAGTTTATGCGCTACCTGCCGATTACGCTTATAGTATGTTTGTTTTCTTCACTGTTTGTTGCTATGGTTATCAGCCCTGTTCAGGCTGCTGTGTTCATTCATGTTAAAAAGCAGAAGGAAAAAGACGCAAAGAAAAAATTCAGGCCTATCAGCAGATTTATTGAGCATTTTGATGAAAAGTTCTTTTCAATTGTTCTTGACTGGTATGAAAAAACCCTGCGCTACGCTTTAAGGCACAGGGTATTAACAATTGGCGGAACAGTTGGATTACTTATAGTTTCATTTATAGTGTACGGAATGTTTAATAATGGAGTTGAGTTCTTTCCGAATGTTGAGCCCAGGCAGGCGAATATTAATATAGTAATGCCTTCCGGAACAAATATTGAAAAAACCAATGAATTCACTAAAGTGATCGAAGACAGGCTGAAACCCTTCGATGATATTGAATATTACGTTTCCAATGTAGGTTCATCGAGCAATCCGATGGATTTTGGCGGCTCAGTTTCGAATAAAAGTACAATTACCATTAATTTTTACGAGAAATTAAACCGTAAACGAAGCTCGTTTGAATCGATGGAAGATATCCGCAATGCCGTATCAGGCATTGCTGGCGGCGATGTTAATATTGATAAACAGGCTGAAGGTCCGCCTACCGGCCCTCCTGTTAATATAGAAATATCCGGCGATGATTTTGTAAAGCTTGGAGCTATTGCTGAAGATATTAAGAGTAAAATAAAAGATATCCCGGGATTAACAGATCTTAAAGATGATTATATTGAATCAAGACCCGAAATCAAGATCACGATCGACAGGGAAAAAGCAGCTTTATATAAGCTGAACACTGCTTCAATTGCTTCAACGATCAGAACTGCGATTAACGGCACTGAAGCCAGCAAGTTTCGTGTTGGTGAAGATGAATATGATATTACTGTAAGGCTTGATAAAACTCAAAGAGATAACGTGTCATCTATACAAAACCTGTATATTACAAACAGGGATGGCGCAAATATCCCGTTATCATCAGTATCTAAAATAGAATTCTCCGGTGGACTTGAAAAGATAAACCGTAAAGACCAGAAACGCGTAGTTACTGTTTCGGCTAATGCCGAAGGCAGGCTGGGCAATGATGTTCTGAAGGATGTTCAGGAAAGACTTAAAGATTATAAAATGCCTGATGAATATATGATGACTTACACAGGTGAAAATGAAGACCAGCAGGAAGCATCATCGTTCCTTGGAAAAGCATTCCTTACCTCGCTGCTTCTGATATTTCTTTTTATGGTGATGGAGTTCAACTCACTCAGAACACCTTTGATAATTATGTTCTCTGTGCTTCTTTCTCTTATTGGTGTATTTTTCGGGCTGCTTGTAACGCAGACCCCGTTCGGTATTATGATGACAGGTATCGGTGTAATTTCGCTTGGCGGTATTGTTGTAAGGAATGCTATTGTGCTGCTTGATTTCCAGAAGGAGCTTGTCAAGCGCGGCCTCTCACGTGATGAAGCACTTGTTCAGTCAGGTGTTATCAGGCTTCGTCCTGTTTTCCTTACAGCAGCATGTACTATACTTGGCCTTGTACCTTTAACTACAGGTGTTGATTTTGACTGGCGTACTTTAAGCTGGGTAATTGGCGGTGAAAATACTGCATTCTGGAGACCCATGGGTGTTGCTATTATTTTCGGTCTATCAGTTGCTACATTCCTGACTCTTGTTGTTATCCCCGCAATTTTCAGCTGGGTTGATGATGTAATGCTAAAAATTACAGGAAAAAAGAAAAAAGATGAACCTAAACCTATAGCAGGCGAACAAGCGCCAGCTAAGGCTTAA
- a CDS encoding T9SS type A sorting domain-containing protein — MKFKFYLSPLFILLLFVNGLNSQTVSTLIPGPSTFDDCLTMGPDGNIYASRYSGTVVTKITPQGTATIFASGFNSPNGTAFGPDGYLYVPSAVGNRIDKVSPGGVVSNVVPNMPSASAILFRPDGKMIVACYSPTAINLVEPNGSYSPLYTGNGLNGPIGLRYTSTGKLIIGNFNDGKIFSVDTATGIFTLIADLPGSLGFLEIVNDVIYSTGFDVHKIFRTTLSGDTMTVAGTGAAGQINGPALSSTFNRPNGIVKSITGDTLYISDYNTRSLRVLTGVTLGIINVNSIEPENFSLSQNYPNPFNPVTNIEFDVPKSSIVKLSVYDVQGKLIETIVNSELSAGTYKADWNASNFSSGVYFYKLESDGFIQTKRMILVK, encoded by the coding sequence ATGAAATTTAAATTTTATCTTAGCCCTCTTTTTATTTTACTTTTATTTGTAAACGGATTGAATTCTCAAACTGTAAGCACATTAATTCCCGGTCCTTCAACATTTGACGATTGTCTGACAATGGGACCTGATGGAAATATTTATGCTTCAAGATACAGCGGAACGGTCGTTACAAAAATTACTCCGCAGGGTACAGCAACAATTTTTGCATCAGGATTTAATTCTCCCAACGGAACGGCATTCGGACCTGATGGATATCTTTATGTGCCAAGCGCTGTGGGTAACCGAATTGATAAGGTATCACCGGGCGGAGTAGTTAGCAACGTAGTTCCTAATATGCCAAGCGCATCGGCAATATTGTTCAGACCTGACGGTAAAATGATAGTTGCCTGTTACTCACCGACTGCGATTAATCTTGTGGAACCAAACGGCAGTTATTCCCCCTTATATACCGGCAATGGTCTCAACGGTCCTATCGGGCTTAGATATACTTCAACTGGAAAATTAATAATCGGAAATTTTAATGACGGAAAGATATTTTCAGTTGATACAGCTACCGGTATATTCACACTAATTGCCGATCTTCCCGGTTCGCTGGGATTTCTGGAAATAGTAAATGATGTCATTTACTCCACCGGTTTTGATGTACATAAAATTTTCAGAACTACTCTATCCGGAGATACGATGACAGTAGCAGGTACCGGCGCAGCAGGGCAGATTAACGGTCCGGCATTATCTTCTACATTCAACAGGCCAAACGGTATCGTTAAATCTATAACCGGTGATACACTTTATATTTCTGATTACAATACGCGTTCGCTTAGAGTGCTGACTGGGGTTACACTTGGGATTATTAACGTTAATTCAATTGAGCCGGAAAATTTTTCGCTTTCTCAAAACTACCCCAACCCGTTCAATCCGGTTACCAATATAGAATTCGATGTTCCCAAATCCTCAATCGTTAAGCTTTCTGTTTATGATGTGCAGGGTAAGCTGATTGAAACAATTGTGAACAGTGAACTCTCAGCCGGAACATATAAGGCTGACTGGAACGCATCAAATTTTTCAAGCGGTGTTTATTTTTATAAGCTAGAATCAGACGGTTTTATACAGACAAAACGAATGATTTTAGTGAAATAA
- a CDS encoding VWA domain-containing protein, with protein sequence MEHFQLNYSKTLNSQTKFYKAMKKQSKKTILPFLAVLTILTALTVSAYLVFFNSGDPVKVQQTNAKNIISTPHANGKIGTGPIKFTSSLDNNYYYDKNSVYLYIDLEADKVENRSKTPMNISIVVDRSGSMSEKNKLEYVKKAVEYLIDETGPDDYVSIVTYDDYVDVLQKTQIVSNKYELREKINAIQPGGFTNLSGGMFEGYDQVNSNYMRGYVNKVFLLSDGLANRGITDRYKLSSMVKEKNRKDGITISTFGVGTEFNENMMTDIAEYGRGNYYYIKNSSDIPEIFATELKGMKNLVGQNTKMKVKFPKENLRLNRVFGYPYEVEGDYVTIDFKDVFSSQKKSVLLKFDVIKNSERKLVFENELTYEDVTADFRLVTESNVNNIQQTSSIDQYNRSKNETVIQNVAMFEANDIMEEALKNVDEGNYTRAKELMSGARDYMDKQMIDVAPSPEMKRQSENIDRYSKDVESVEEKTEEERNEMQKSGKYDNYNTRKKN encoded by the coding sequence ATGGAACATTTTCAACTAAACTACAGTAAAACCCTTAACAGCCAAACTAAATTCTATAAAGCCATGAAAAAACAATCCAAAAAAACCATACTTCCATTTCTGGCGGTCCTCACCATTTTAACAGCATTAACTGTATCAGCATACCTCGTATTTTTTAATTCAGGTGATCCCGTTAAAGTGCAGCAAACCAATGCCAAAAATATTATTTCCACACCGCATGCCAATGGTAAAATTGGTACAGGACCAATTAAATTCACTTCTTCACTTGATAATAATTATTATTACGATAAAAACAGCGTCTATCTATATATAGATCTTGAAGCCGATAAAGTTGAGAACCGTTCAAAAACGCCGATGAATATATCTATTGTTGTAGATAGAAGCGGCTCTATGAGCGAAAAGAACAAGCTTGAATATGTAAAAAAAGCTGTGGAATATTTAATTGATGAAACAGGTCCTGATGATTATGTATCTATTGTTACATATGATGACTATGTGGATGTACTCCAGAAAACGCAGATCGTCAGCAATAAGTATGAGCTTCGCGAAAAGATTAATGCTATTCAGCCCGGCGGTTTCACCAACCTGAGCGGCGGTATGTTCGAAGGTTATGATCAGGTAAATTCTAACTATATGCGCGGGTACGTGAACAAGGTATTTTTATTAAGCGATGGCCTTGCAAACCGGGGAATTACAGACAGGTACAAGCTTTCTAGCATGGTTAAGGAAAAGAACCGCAAAGATGGTATTACAATTTCTACATTCGGAGTTGGTACTGAATTCAATGAGAATATGATGACAGATATTGCCGAATACGGAAGAGGAAATTATTATTACATTAAAAATTCCAGCGATATCCCTGAAATATTTGCGACAGAGCTTAAAGGTATGAAAAACCTGGTAGGCCAAAATACCAAAATGAAGGTTAAATTCCCGAAGGAAAACCTCAGGCTTAACAGGGTTTTCGGCTATCCGTATGAAGTTGAAGGCGACTATGTGACTATAGATTTTAAAGATGTATTTTCATCTCAGAAAAAATCAGTTCTGCTTAAGTTTGATGTTATCAAAAATTCAGAAAGAAAATTAGTGTTTGAAAATGAGCTGACTTACGAAGATGTTACTGCTGATTTCAGGCTTGTTACAGAAAGCAATGTTAATAATATACAGCAAACTTCAAGTATTGACCAGTATAACCGCAGCAAAAATGAAACTGTAATACAGAATGTAGCTATGTTTGAGGCTAATGATATAATGGAAGAAGCATTAAAAAATGTTGATGAGGGGAACTACACCAGGGCAAAAGAGCTTATGAGCGGTGCCAGGGATTATATGGATAAACAGATGATAGATGTTGCACCTTCACCCGAAATGAAAAGACAATCAGAAAATATTGACAGGTATTCTAAAGATGTGGAATCAGTGGAGGAAAAAACTGAGGAAGAACGCAATGAAATGCAGAAATCAGGTAAATATGATAATTATAATACTCGTAAAAAGAACTGA
- a CDS encoding heavy-metal-associated domain-containing protein codes for MESTGDKHDNSQKTENKTDQNSDNKTLQVSANDKAVEIKTNGMTCTGCENTIKSKVKKVDGVKDVIADFKSQTVKASFDPGKTNPDAIKDAITSAGYKVESVK; via the coding sequence ATGGAAAGTACCGGTGATAAACATGACAACTCACAGAAAACAGAAAATAAAACAGATCAAAACAGCGACAATAAAACATTACAGGTTTCGGCAAATGATAAAGCCGTGGAGATAAAAACCAACGGTATGACATGCACCGGTTGTGAAAATACTATAAAGTCTAAAGTAAAAAAAGTTGACGGGGTAAAAGATGTAATTGCGGATTTTAAATCACAAACGGTAAAAGCTTCATTTGATCCGGGCAAAACGAACCCAGATGCAATTAAAGATGCTATCACATCGGCTGGTTATAAAGTTGAAAGTGTAAAATAA
- a CDS encoding winged helix-turn-helix transcriptional regulator, whose product MEDEFIKNIRKFNRFYTDFLGSLNKKILNSKFSLPEARVLFEINNIANCTAKDIVNALNIDKSYLSRILKIFYKKKLIIKKRSAEDARNFYILLTDLGKNELNILESDVNGRISTLYAGLTEKERSLIEQSMHQIRQILADK is encoded by the coding sequence ATGGAAGATGAATTTATCAAAAATATCAGAAAATTTAACCGTTTTTATACGGATTTTCTTGGTTCGTTGAACAAAAAAATCCTAAACAGTAAGTTTTCATTGCCTGAAGCCAGGGTGCTTTTTGAAATAAATAATATTGCAAATTGTACCGCAAAAGATATTGTAAATGCTCTAAACATTGATAAAAGCTACTTAAGCCGCATTTTAAAGATTTTTTATAAAAAAAAACTAATAATCAAAAAAAGATCTGCTGAAGATGCACGTAATTTTTATATTTTACTTACTGATCTTGGGAAAAATGAATTAAATATTCTTGAATCAGATGTAAATGGCAGAATAAGCACACTTTACGCGGGTCTTACTGAAAAAGAACGAAGTTTAATTGAACAAAGTATGCACCAAATAAGACAAATTCTTGCAGACAAATAG
- a CDS encoding T9SS type A sorting domain-containing protein: MRYLFSALFILVLGISSLVSQDVSTTVYDPPIPYSGQVDSWGTDYLVSTTEPLGRPSGVYRTTNNTIYVAIPDTNIQSGRSVVILSSTNNGANWSTTATLSPGGIIVPKVKMVCRTGSDSVYCFLIVGSQVYSWNVITNNFNAFTTYTNIRDFDAVMSSTNSIYLIVDLNTNNDVRFFGSVNGGVSWAGAVFLTSSGARPTMYMSGTGDTCLINYMTPLADTLTSQIRNVRYRESVPGTLVVVGSFTTPIPVGVPKDQFMGVRNGSNAWIFYTTGLTGSIDLNCITSVDGGTTYGSPVVIGSLPGRDEYWFDAKHYASGVDLVYYSDSLQGGAPTTTSDKFFNTYASNTTPGTFVTPIQINDRPMEWSARGYIPTLIEYNNSGSDAGAIWVGIDGANKRLYFDRFGAVTSVNNNNNSPEKFSLSQNYPNPFNPNTQIDFSIPKNSLVTIKIFDVLGKEVAVLVNKDFTVGSYTVDFNASSLTSGVYFYQLTAGEFTDTKKLVLVK, from the coding sequence ATGAGATATTTATTTTCTGCTTTGTTTATCTTAGTCTTGGGTATTTCATCATTAGTTTCACAGGATGTTTCAACAACAGTATACGATCCGCCTATTCCGTATTCAGGTCAGGTGGATTCCTGGGGTACTGATTATCTTGTTTCCACTACTGAGCCCCTGGGCCGTCCATCCGGTGTCTACAGAACGACTAACAATACAATTTATGTTGCAATTCCTGATACAAATATTCAGTCTGGAAGAAGTGTAGTGATATTATCAAGTACCAACAATGGAGCTAATTGGTCAACTACCGCTACTTTATCTCCGGGAGGCATTATTGTGCCTAAGGTAAAAATGGTTTGCCGAACCGGTTCTGATTCGGTTTATTGTTTTTTGATAGTTGGAAGCCAGGTATATTCATGGAATGTTATTACAAATAACTTTAACGCGTTTACAACTTATACCAACATTAGAGATTTTGACGCTGTAATGTCATCTACAAACAGTATTTATCTTATAGTTGATCTTAATACAAATAATGATGTCAGGTTCTTCGGTTCTGTAAATGGCGGTGTATCATGGGCTGGAGCAGTGTTCCTTACTTCTTCTGGAGCAAGACCAACAATGTATATGTCAGGTACCGGTGATACATGTCTTATCAATTACATGACTCCGCTGGCAGATACGTTAACTTCCCAGATCAGGAATGTCCGGTACAGAGAAAGCGTTCCGGGAACTTTGGTAGTTGTGGGTTCTTTTACTACACCAATTCCTGTTGGTGTTCCCAAAGACCAGTTCATGGGTGTAAGAAACGGGTCAAACGCATGGATATTCTATACTACCGGTTTAACCGGAAGTATTGATCTGAATTGCATAACCAGTGTAGATGGCGGTACAACTTATGGCTCACCTGTTGTTATTGGATCTTTGCCGGGTAGGGATGAATATTGGTTTGACGCCAAACATTATGCTTCCGGTGTAGATCTGGTTTATTATTCTGATAGTTTACAGGGCGGAGCTCCTACAACAACCTCAGATAAGTTTTTCAATACGTATGCTTCAAATACAACTCCCGGCACTTTTGTAACCCCGATTCAGATAAATGACCGTCCTATGGAGTGGTCAGCAAGAGGTTACATTCCGACATTAATAGAATATAATAACTCCGGTTCTGACGCGGGAGCTATATGGGTCGGGATTGACGGGGCTAACAAGAGATTGTATTTTGACAGGTTCGGAGCTGTTACAAGTGTAAATAATAATAACAACAGCCCCGAAAAATTTTCATTAAGTCAGAACTATCCTAATCCATTTAATCCAAATACTCAAATAGATTTTTCAATACCGAAAAATTCTCTGGTTACAATTAAGATATTTGACGTGCTTGGTAAAGAAGTAGCTGTACTGGTAAACAAGGATTTCACCGTTGGCAGTTATACAGTTGATTTTAACGCAAGTTCACTCACAAGCGGTGTATATTTCTACCAGCTCACCGCAGGTGAATTTACGGATACAAAAAAACTGGTTCTGGTTAAATAA
- a CDS encoding T9SS type A sorting domain-containing protein, whose protein sequence is MKKLKLLLALTVFCVVSVYAQPDATSESKLNQSSFRNVSPSEVSVEKPGKISSIPQSLLNSYYAAVDSKNSELKNNLTTEIEKYLDKAVFNTENINSEIIVGNNIPFTTDWYGTDVLVTNSDVKSGSNYRQMELKQGEDGWMYLAVNRRNVSGFTGYITVYSSSNGGAVWNTVASITSASGYYSGISMLVESRNNSIGDSTRILLYTTASLVSNMNDAFLVCASFRRNGSASYIINVANPTAGNRFAFPSACSDGIFWEASTYMHTIVREETNSGDFVKLHHFRSTDWGTNHTVGSFTTPYDDKFPVSAFSNETGADSVYIAVERVINNNEHEIRLFATPEIPGSNWSIRYITDALNGTIYERPSIAIQQRHFSLPQRILVTCTKNDRAVYHYSSDGGASWNIDFGLGPVQTPVDYTACSADTMVAGGKDFISSYVDLNGDSVTVRHGILGDLGAPMYKKNTAASSGQLAPVCAIYKDGVNKFSAFGYAGVGPTGVYYNMESLITGITPVSNEIPSAFRLEQIYPNPFNPVTNIKFAVAKTGNVTLKVFDISGREVALLINEELNAGTYNFDFNASHLASGIYFYKLITNNYTDTKKMVLVK, encoded by the coding sequence ATGAAAAAACTAAAATTATTACTCGCTTTAACTGTCTTTTGTGTTGTTTCGGTCTATGCTCAGCCTGATGCAACATCTGAATCAAAGCTGAATCAAAGTTCATTCAGGAATGTATCTCCAAGTGAAGTATCGGTAGAAAAACCCGGTAAAATTAGTTCTATACCTCAATCACTCTTAAACAGTTATTATGCTGCTGTTGACAGTAAAAACAGTGAGCTTAAAAATAACTTAACTACGGAAATTGAAAAATATCTGGACAAAGCAGTTTTCAATACCGAAAATATTAATTCTGAAATAATAGTTGGCAATAATATACCTTTTACCACAGATTGGTACGGAACAGATGTTCTGGTTACAAATTCAGATGTTAAATCAGGCAGTAATTACCGTCAAATGGAGCTTAAACAGGGTGAAGATGGCTGGATGTATCTTGCTGTTAACAGAAGAAATGTATCAGGATTTACCGGTTACATTACTGTTTACAGCTCATCAAATGGAGGTGCAGTATGGAATACTGTTGCAAGTATTACATCGGCTTCCGGATACTACAGCGGAATTTCAATGCTGGTTGAAAGCAGGAATAATTCAATCGGTGATTCTACACGAATTCTTCTTTACACAACTGCCAGTCTGGTTTCTAATATGAACGATGCCTTTTTAGTTTGTGCCTCATTCAGGAGGAATGGCTCTGCATCATATATTATTAACGTCGCAAATCCGACTGCAGGTAACCGTTTTGCTTTCCCTTCTGCTTGCAGTGACGGTATTTTTTGGGAAGCATCAACTTATATGCATACAATTGTAAGAGAAGAAACAAACTCAGGAGATTTTGTTAAACTTCACCATTTCAGATCAACTGACTGGGGTACTAATCACACTGTTGGTTCATTTACTACACCATATGATGATAAATTTCCGGTTTCAGCATTTTCTAACGAAACAGGTGCAGATTCTGTTTATATAGCGGTTGAAAGGGTTATTAATAACAATGAACATGAAATCAGGCTCTTTGCTACCCCTGAAATCCCGGGAAGTAACTGGAGCATAAGATATATAACAGATGCTCTAAATGGAACAATCTATGAAAGACCTTCTATTGCTATTCAGCAGAGGCATTTTTCATTACCGCAAAGGATTCTTGTAACATGCACTAAGAATGACAGGGCAGTTTATCATTATTCCTCAGATGGCGGAGCTTCCTGGAATATTGATTTTGGTCTGGGTCCTGTTCAAACCCCTGTTGATTACACTGCCTGCAGTGCAGATACTATGGTTGCAGGAGGTAAAGATTTTATATCTTCATATGTTGATCTGAATGGTGATTCAGTAACTGTAAGACACGGTATACTCGGCGATCTTGGTGCCCCGATGTACAAAAAGAATACTGCTGCAAGCTCTGGCCAGTTAGCTCCTGTATGTGCAATTTATAAAGATGGTGTTAACAAGTTCTCAGCATTTGGATATGCCGGTGTGGGACCAACAGGGGTATACTACAACATGGAATCCCTTATTACCGGAATAACTCCAGTTTCAAATGAAATTCCATCCGCATTCAGGCTTGAACAGATCTATCCTAACCCCTTCAACCCCGTAACAAATATTAAATTTGCGGTCGCTAAGACGGGAAATGTTACCTTAAAGGTATTTGATATTTCAGGCAGGGAAGTTGCACTTCTTATAAATGAAGAGCTGAATGCAGGTACTTATAATTTTGATTTCAATGCTTCACATCTTGCAAGCGGAATATATTTTTATAAACTAATTACAAACAATTATACCGATACCAAAAAAATGGTACTGGTAAAATAA
- a CDS encoding DUF167 domain-containing protein, with the protein MKITVKVKPNARENSVKQLESDIYEVKVTASPEKGKANKKVIELLSGFLKIPKSKITLLSGETYREKIFEIV; encoded by the coding sequence TTGAAAATTACAGTAAAAGTTAAGCCAAATGCCAGGGAAAATTCAGTAAAACAGCTTGAATCAGATATTTATGAAGTGAAAGTAACTGCTTCACCGGAAAAAGGTAAAGCAAATAAAAAGGTTATTGAGCTGCTTTCTGGATTTCTTAAAATACCAAAATCCAAAATAACACTTTTAAGCGGTGAAACTTACAGGGAAAAAATATTTGAAATAGTTTGA